Proteins encoded within one genomic window of Bradyrhizobium sp. CB1717:
- a CDS encoding PilZ domain-containing protein: MHPRKYARVKPAGLVSRQAKIITDPRAPVIPCTLIDYSPGGACVDLGGQVQIPDRFELLHVNTKKRCRIAWKRGTRVGVVF; this comes from the coding sequence ATGCATCCGCGAAAATATGCCCGCGTCAAACCCGCAGGCCTCGTGTCCCGCCAGGCCAAGATCATCACCGACCCGCGCGCGCCGGTGATTCCCTGCACGCTGATCGACTATTCGCCGGGCGGGGCCTGCGTCGATCTCGGCGGCCAGGTGCAGATCCCCGACCGCTTCGAGCTGCTGCACGTGAACACCAAGAAGCGCTGCCGGATCGCGTGGAAGCGAGGCACGCGGGTGGGCGTGGTGTTTTAG
- the ftsZ gene encoding cell division protein FtsZ: MAGNTDIHEMKARIVVFGVGGAGGNAVNNMITAGLQGVEFVVANTDAQALAMSKAARLIQLGTKVTAGLGAGSQPELGRAAAEEVIDTIREHLTGAHMVFVTAGMGGGTGTGAAPIVARIARELGILTIGVVTKPFYFEGQRRMRFAEAGIEELLKTVDTLLIIPNQNLFRVASEKTTFADAFALADQVLYSGVACISDLIVKEGLINLDFADVLSVMKEKGKAMMGRGEASGEKRVLAAAVAAISNPLIENPSIKRASGLIISITGGKDLMLYEVDEAATRIRDEADPDANIIVGASFDESLEGIVRVSVVATGIDNLDPAQAQPVETALTQLAGRLRNDGRRIADRIERSAPLPQAGSPPLRPQPHHPVGPPARPGLDYAPQAALQPLDPYGRAPARNAPDEAVLDIPAFLRRAAN; the protein is encoded by the coding sequence ATGGCAGGCAATACCGATATCCATGAAATGAAGGCCCGCATCGTCGTGTTCGGCGTCGGCGGCGCAGGCGGCAATGCCGTCAACAACATGATCACGGCCGGGCTGCAAGGGGTCGAGTTCGTGGTCGCCAACACCGACGCGCAGGCGCTGGCCATGTCGAAGGCGGCGCGCCTGATCCAGCTCGGCACAAAGGTCACCGCAGGCCTCGGCGCCGGCTCGCAGCCGGAACTGGGACGCGCCGCAGCCGAGGAGGTCATCGACACGATCCGCGAACATCTGACCGGCGCGCACATGGTGTTCGTGACGGCCGGCATGGGCGGCGGCACCGGCACCGGGGCTGCACCCATCGTCGCCAGGATCGCGCGCGAGCTCGGCATTCTCACCATCGGCGTGGTCACCAAGCCGTTCTACTTCGAGGGCCAGCGCCGCATGCGCTTTGCCGAGGCCGGCATCGAGGAGCTGCTGAAGACGGTCGACACCCTCCTGATCATCCCGAACCAGAACCTGTTCCGGGTGGCCAGCGAGAAGACCACGTTCGCCGATGCCTTCGCCCTTGCCGACCAGGTGCTTTATTCGGGCGTGGCCTGCATCAGCGACCTCATCGTCAAGGAAGGCCTGATCAATCTCGATTTTGCCGACGTCCTCTCCGTCATGAAGGAGAAGGGCAAGGCCATGATGGGACGGGGCGAGGCTTCCGGCGAGAAGCGCGTGCTCGCCGCCGCCGTGGCCGCGATCTCCAATCCGCTGATCGAGAATCCCTCGATCAAACGTGCCAGTGGCCTCATCATCTCCATCACCGGCGGCAAGGATCTGATGCTGTACGAGGTCGACGAAGCCGCGACCCGCATTCGCGACGAGGCCGACCCGGACGCCAACATCATCGTCGGCGCGTCGTTCGACGAAAGCCTCGAAGGCATCGTCCGCGTCTCGGTGGTGGCGACCGGTATCGACAATCTCGACCCGGCGCAGGCGCAACCGGTGGAAACCGCCCTCACCCAGCTCGCCGGCAGGCTGCGCAACGACGGCCGCCGCATCGCCGATCGCATCGAGCGCAGCGCACCCCTTCCGCAAGCGGGAAGCCCGCCGCTCCGCCCGCAGCCGCACCACCCCGTGGGGCCGCCGGCAAGGCCGGGTCTGGACTATGCGCCGCAGGCGGCGCTTCAGCCGCTCGATCCTTACGGCCGCGCCCCTGCGCGCAATGCGCCCGACGAGGCCGTTCTCGATATCCCGGCCTTCCTGCGCCGCGCCGCCAACTGA
- the cobS gene encoding cobaltochelatase subunit CobS, whose product MTTAAMSKVEEVSGLPDMKVSVRQVFGIDSDLEVPAYSEVDPHVPEVDSDYRFDRATTLAILAGFARNRRVMVTGYHGTGKSTHIEQVAARLNWPCVRVNLDSHISRIDLVGKDSIVVRDGKQVTEFRDGILPWALQNNVALVFDEYDAGRPDVMFVIQRVLEVSGRLTLLDQNKVIKPHPAFRLFATANTVGLGDTSGLYHGTQQINQGQMDRWSIVTTLNYLSHDEEVEIVLAKAKHYRTQEGRDIVNKMVRLADLTRNAFANGDLSTVMSPRTVITWAENSDIFGDIGFAFRVTFLNKCDELERPLVAEFYQRCFNAELPESAVNVALS is encoded by the coding sequence ATGACGACCGCCGCCATGTCCAAAGTTGAGGAAGTTTCCGGTCTGCCCGACATGAAGGTGTCGGTCCGCCAGGTGTTCGGGATCGACAGCGATCTCGAAGTGCCGGCCTATTCCGAAGTCGATCCTCATGTGCCCGAAGTCGATTCCGACTATCGCTTCGACCGCGCCACCACGCTCGCCATTCTCGCCGGCTTTGCCCGCAACCGCCGCGTGATGGTGACCGGCTATCACGGCACCGGTAAATCCACCCATATCGAGCAGGTCGCTGCCCGGCTGAACTGGCCCTGCGTGCGCGTCAACCTCGACAGCCACATCAGCCGTATCGACCTCGTCGGCAAGGACTCCATCGTGGTCCGCGACGGCAAGCAGGTCACCGAATTCCGCGACGGCATTTTGCCCTGGGCGCTGCAGAACAACGTCGCGCTGGTGTTCGACGAATACGACGCCGGCCGTCCGGACGTGATGTTCGTGATCCAGCGCGTGCTGGAAGTCTCGGGCCGCCTGACGCTGCTCGACCAGAACAAGGTGATCAAGCCGCACCCGGCCTTCCGCCTGTTCGCCACGGCGAATACGGTTGGTCTCGGCGATACCTCGGGCCTCTATCACGGCACCCAGCAGATCAACCAGGGCCAGATGGACCGCTGGTCGATCGTCACTACGCTGAACTATCTCAGCCATGACGAGGAAGTCGAGATCGTGCTGGCCAAGGCCAAGCACTATCGCACCCAGGAAGGCCGCGACATCGTCAACAAGATGGTCCGCCTTGCCGATCTCACCCGTAACGCCTTCGCCAATGGCGATCTGTCGACGGTGATGAGCCCGCGCACGGTGATCACCTGGGCGGAAAACTCCGACATCTTCGGCGATATCGGCTTCGCCTTCCGCGTCACCTTCCTCAACAAGTGCGACGAGCTCGAGCGTCCCCTGGTCGCCGAGTTCTACCAGCGCTGCTTCAATGCGGAGCTGCCGGAATCGGCAGTCAACGTGGCGCTCAGCTAG
- a CDS encoding esterase-like activity of phytase family protein encodes MSTQSSRRSFLGHAAAGFSTLALSRLAQAQATTEPPPRPLQVEHAVAEPVSLEVNARPIPNFEPRDRSRTRFGSLEYRSGLVLTSSFRGFGGLSGIRLDAKGERFLAISDQGGWFTGRIRYSGGKMVGLDEVEAAPLLGAEGRPITEKRMWWDSESLTRDGNLVYVGLERVNQILRYDFAKGGVRARGEPIPVPSGVRKLPHNKGLEALVLVPKGQPLAGSLIAFSERGLDADGNLVAFLIGGPTPGQFSVRRTEKFDISDAVLLPSGELLILERKFSWFTGVDIRIRSIPLKSIAPNALVDGPALFKADLGQEIDNMEGIDAHVTPEGETVLTLVSDDNFSMLQRTLLLQFTLVE; translated from the coding sequence GTGAGCACGCAATCATCCCGCCGCAGCTTTCTTGGCCACGCGGCGGCGGGATTTTCCACTCTCGCGCTCTCGCGCCTCGCGCAGGCGCAAGCCACGACGGAGCCGCCACCGCGCCCGCTCCAGGTCGAGCACGCCGTCGCTGAGCCCGTCAGCCTCGAGGTCAATGCACGCCCCATCCCGAATTTCGAGCCGCGCGACCGCTCGCGCACGCGCTTCGGCTCGCTGGAGTACCGCAGCGGCCTGGTGCTGACCTCGTCCTTTCGCGGTTTCGGCGGCCTGTCCGGCATCCGGCTCGACGCCAAGGGCGAGCGCTTCCTCGCGATCTCCGACCAGGGCGGCTGGTTCACCGGCCGCATCCGTTACTCCGGCGGCAAGATGGTCGGGCTCGACGAGGTCGAGGCCGCGCCGCTGCTGGGCGCGGAGGGGCGGCCGATCACCGAAAAGCGCATGTGGTGGGATTCGGAATCGCTGACGCGCGACGGCAATCTCGTCTATGTCGGGCTCGAGCGCGTCAACCAGATCCTCCGCTACGATTTTGCCAAAGGCGGCGTCCGCGCCCGCGGCGAGCCGATCCCGGTGCCATCAGGCGTTCGCAAGCTGCCGCACAACAAGGGGCTGGAGGCGCTGGTCCTGGTGCCGAAGGGCCAGCCCCTCGCCGGCAGCCTGATCGCGTTCTCCGAGCGCGGGCTCGACGCCGACGGCAACCTGGTCGCGTTCCTGATCGGTGGCCCCACGCCCGGCCAGTTCAGCGTGCGCCGCACCGAGAAGTTTGACATCAGCGATGCGGTGCTGCTGCCCTCCGGCGAGCTCCTGATCCTCGAACGCAAATTCTCCTGGTTCACCGGCGTCGACATCCGTATCCGCTCGATCCCCCTGAAATCCATCGCCCCGAACGCGCTGGTCGACGGCCCCGCGCTGTTCAAGGCCGATCTTGGTCAGGAGATCGACAACATGGAAGGCATCGACGCCCACGTCACGCCGGAAGGCGAGACCGTGCTGACGCTGGTGTCGGACGACAATTTCTCCATGCTCCAGCGCACCCTGCTGCTGCAGTTCACGCTGGTGGAGTAG
- a CDS encoding GNAT family N-acetyltransferase, with amino-acid sequence MPNITVERTIGTTKKAVLAGLGAYNDEKFGKQKVKSIAVSLKDGRKIVGGIVGHLWSTVLFIQFFWIDQKQRGKGHGTKLIAAIEDEARRLGAIRAHVDTMSFQAPGFYRSCGYDEFGTIDGYPGGVTRHSFTKSL; translated from the coding sequence ATGCCAAACATCACCGTCGAGCGCACCATTGGTACTACCAAGAAGGCTGTGCTCGCCGGGCTCGGCGCTTACAACGACGAGAAGTTTGGGAAGCAGAAGGTCAAGAGCATCGCGGTTTCGTTGAAGGACGGCCGCAAGATCGTCGGCGGCATCGTCGGGCACCTCTGGTCCACGGTTCTGTTCATCCAGTTTTTCTGGATCGACCAGAAGCAGCGCGGCAAGGGTCACGGCACGAAGCTGATCGCGGCGATCGAGGACGAGGCACGACGGCTCGGCGCGATCCGGGCTCATGTCGATACGATGAGTTTCCAGGCGCCGGGTTTCTATCGTTCCTGCGGGTACGATGAATTCGGCACCATCGACGGCTATCCCGGCGGCGTGACGCGCCATTCGTTTACGAAGTCGCTATGA
- the cobT gene encoding cobaltochelatase subunit CobT has protein sequence MSTSSSNSKFRSTKEAPTEPFKRSVASCLKAIAKSPELDVSFAAERPGLAPGKARLPEPARKMTKRDAAIVRGHADSIALKIACHDPKVHRKLMPGNPQARGVFEAVEQARVEAIGARRMAGVAKNLTAMLDDHFHRGKFDEITDRADAPLADALAMLVRERLTGMAPPTAAKKMVDLWRPILEDKIGRRLDRLDGVVEDQARFGDAVHDLLSALELGDERNADSEDDEDNDENQDGDNDQSGAEGSPDSDAAQEMSADQAQASSEEMSESAMESAQASTSDTFDDGELGDDETPGEATRPNAHGRNEPRGPEYHAFAPKFDEVIAAEDLCDHDELERLRAYLDKQLAHLQGIVARLANRLQRRLMAQQNRAWEFDLEEGILDPARLSRVVTDPYHPLSFMHEKEATFRDTVVTLLLDNSGSMRGRPITVAATCADILARTLERCGVKVEILGFTTRAWKGGQSREAWLAAGKPANPGRLNDLRHIIYKSADAPWRRARKNLGLMMREGLLKENIDGEALDWAHKRLLARAEQRKILMMISDGAPVDDSTLSVNPGNYLERHLRHIIEEIETRSPVELIAIGIGHDVTRYYRRAVTIVDAEELGGAITEKLAELFSETNTAPTQPAGRPRRKLHS, from the coding sequence ATGAGCACATCATCATCAAACTCCAAATTCCGTAGCACCAAGGAAGCGCCGACCGAGCCGTTCAAGCGCTCGGTCGCATCCTGCCTCAAGGCGATCGCGAAATCGCCCGAGCTCGACGTTTCCTTTGCCGCCGAGCGTCCTGGGCTTGCGCCGGGCAAGGCGCGGCTGCCCGAGCCGGCGCGCAAGATGACCAAGCGTGACGCCGCCATCGTGCGCGGCCACGCCGATTCCATCGCGCTCAAGATCGCCTGTCACGATCCCAAGGTTCACCGCAAGCTGATGCCCGGCAATCCGCAGGCGCGCGGCGTGTTCGAGGCGGTGGAGCAGGCGAGGGTCGAGGCGATCGGCGCGCGCCGCATGGCGGGCGTTGCGAAGAACCTCACCGCGATGCTCGACGACCATTTCCATCGCGGCAAGTTCGACGAGATCACCGACCGCGCCGACGCGCCGCTGGCCGATGCGCTGGCGATGCTGGTGCGCGAGCGCCTCACCGGCATGGCGCCGCCGACGGCCGCGAAGAAGATGGTCGATCTCTGGCGGCCCATTCTCGAAGACAAGATCGGCAGGCGGCTCGACCGGCTCGACGGCGTGGTCGAGGACCAGGCCAGGTTCGGCGACGCCGTGCATGATCTGTTGTCGGCGCTCGAGCTCGGCGACGAGCGCAACGCCGACAGCGAGGACGATGAGGACAACGACGAGAACCAGGACGGCGACAACGATCAGTCCGGCGCCGAAGGCTCGCCCGATTCCGATGCCGCGCAGGAAATGAGCGCCGACCAGGCGCAGGCGAGCTCGGAAGAGATGAGCGAGAGCGCGATGGAAAGCGCGCAGGCCTCGACCTCCGACACCTTCGACGACGGCGAGCTCGGCGACGACGAGACGCCGGGCGAGGCGACGCGTCCGAACGCGCATGGCAGGAACGAGCCGCGCGGGCCGGAATATCACGCCTTCGCGCCGAAGTTCGACGAGGTCATCGCGGCCGAAGATCTCTGCGACCATGACGAGCTGGAGCGCCTGCGCGCCTATCTCGACAAGCAGCTCGCGCATCTGCAAGGCATCGTCGCCCGCCTCGCCAACCGGCTGCAGCGCCGCCTGATGGCGCAGCAGAACCGCGCCTGGGAGTTCGATCTCGAAGAGGGCATTTTGGATCCCGCGCGCCTGTCGCGCGTCGTCACCGATCCCTATCACCCGCTGTCCTTCATGCACGAGAAGGAGGCGACGTTCCGCGACACCGTGGTGACGCTGCTGCTCGACAATTCCGGCTCGATGCGCGGACGCCCGATCACGGTCGCCGCGACCTGCGCCGACATCCTCGCCCGCACGCTGGAGCGTTGCGGCGTCAAGGTCGAGATCCTCGGCTTCACCACGCGCGCCTGGAAGGGCGGGCAATCGCGTGAGGCGTGGCTTGCCGCCGGCAAGCCGGCCAATCCCGGCCGTCTCAACGATCTCCGTCACATCATCTACAAGTCCGCCGACGCCCCCTGGCGCCGTGCGCGAAAGAATCTCGGCCTGATGATGCGCGAGGGTCTCCTCAAGGAGAACATCGACGGCGAGGCGCTGGACTGGGCGCACAAGCGCCTGCTGGCGAGGGCCGAGCAGCGCAAGATCCTGATGATGATCTCGGACGGCGCGCCGGTCGACGATTCCACGCTGTCGGTCAATCCCGGCAACTATCTCGAGCGGCACCTGCGCCACATCATCGAGGAGATCGAGACCCGCTCGCCGGTCGAGCTGATCGCGATCGGCATCGGCCATGACGTCACGCGCTACTACCGCCGCGCGGTGACGATCGTGGATGCCGAAGAACTCGGCGGCGCCATCACCGAGAAGCTCGCCGAGCTCTTCAGCGAGACCAACACCGCACCAACCCAGCCGGCCGGTCGCCCGCGACGCAAACTGCATTCGTGA
- a CDS encoding DNA double-strand break repair nuclease NurA, with translation MTVTGIQHETGEGLIALQSSKAIHDFEGTIETKDNSATKDTPPVVEVARNGWLPIRVVAIDGSTLTHKVKNGFPGAEASILMLSVVFIDITELASIVPHEIPSPRVFNDMDKATTLDGVLPGANVVRVGAPGDAPVTFFRSTVQDILSGTLDPAHETLLETLRAITVGRQADIACPIVDCKEKYKSGTGSYKCDCERKQTLFETDALRFHERFNELGSNGEVHGEVRRVTEVLSLINILRYFENEKRIHYLKNCAFVLDGPLAVFGQPAWIAPYVQREIQRISAKSLKHNGCDLLLFGIEKSGQYMTHFSDIDWTDERGPRSKFDSQTVIIPNAKYINRNIVFRPEDAKPSGIDTYFGRKVLYKTANGSHAVLNSAIVNSEGTDFHNTSPSAFPRLGDALNVLDHLSTYLYEDGFMPLVRAHAHAAIPLKQGAEILRSLFNLS, from the coding sequence ATGACCGTGACTGGGATACAACATGAGACCGGTGAAGGCCTGATTGCTCTACAAAGTAGCAAGGCCATTCACGATTTTGAAGGAACGATTGAAACTAAGGACAACTCAGCAACAAAAGACACACCGCCTGTCGTTGAAGTGGCCCGCAACGGATGGCTCCCTATCCGCGTCGTCGCCATTGATGGATCCACCCTAACGCACAAGGTCAAGAACGGATTCCCTGGGGCAGAAGCTAGCATACTTATGCTATCCGTCGTCTTTATCGACATCACGGAGTTAGCCAGCATTGTTCCTCACGAAATCCCCTCTCCTCGCGTCTTCAACGATATGGATAAGGCGACGACTCTGGATGGGGTACTACCCGGCGCCAACGTCGTTCGCGTTGGAGCTCCTGGAGACGCTCCCGTAACGTTTTTTCGGAGCACTGTTCAGGATATTCTAAGTGGGACGCTCGATCCGGCCCATGAAACGCTTCTGGAAACATTGCGCGCTATTACTGTCGGCAGGCAAGCAGACATCGCTTGCCCGATCGTTGATTGTAAAGAGAAATACAAATCGGGGACGGGAAGCTACAAGTGCGACTGCGAGCGCAAGCAGACGCTCTTCGAAACTGACGCTCTTCGTTTCCATGAAAGATTCAATGAACTTGGATCAAATGGGGAAGTGCATGGTGAAGTTAGACGAGTGACTGAAGTCCTCTCGCTGATTAACATCTTACGGTATTTCGAGAACGAAAAGCGGATCCACTATCTGAAGAACTGCGCATTTGTTCTCGACGGCCCCCTAGCAGTTTTCGGACAGCCCGCATGGATTGCGCCGTACGTACAAAGAGAGATTCAACGGATCAGCGCAAAGTCGCTCAAGCACAACGGTTGCGACTTACTGCTCTTTGGAATTGAGAAGAGTGGACAATACATGACCCACTTCTCCGATATTGACTGGACAGATGAACGAGGACCGCGCTCAAAGTTTGACAGCCAAACAGTAATCATTCCGAACGCCAAGTACATAAATCGAAATATTGTATTCCGCCCCGAGGACGCCAAGCCCTCCGGGATTGATACGTATTTTGGCCGAAAGGTTTTGTACAAGACGGCAAATGGAAGTCACGCCGTACTAAACTCAGCGATTGTGAATAGCGAAGGAACCGACTTTCACAACACGTCTCCAAGCGCTTTTCCGCGGCTTGGAGACGCTCTCAACGTGTTGGACCATCTTTCGACCTACCTTTACGAAGACGGCTTTATGCCACTCGTTAGAGCTCACGCACACGCAGCCATACCACTTAAACAAGGCGCCGAAATTCTGCGGAGCCTCTTCAATTTATCATGA
- a CDS encoding NADH:flavin oxidoreductase/NADH oxidase, whose product MSALFSPIKLRGLTLKNRVVVSPMCQYSADDGVATDWHFTHINNLSLSGASMFCIEATHVEAIGRITPGCLGLYSDACEAALKQILTSVRKHSSTAIGMQLAHAGRKASSARPWDGGQLIPASAGGWQTVAPSALPHKEGEAAPLALDSAGLKRIRDAFVDCARRADRLGIDAIELHGAHGYLMHQFLSPISNRRTDEYGGSLENRMRFPLEIYDAVRAVFPADKPVGMRVSSTDWVEGGWDLAQTIEFAKALKARGIDWIDASSGGVSPLQKIPLGPGYQVQFAEAIRRETGVTTIAVGLISEAKHAEEIVASGKADMVALARGMLYDPRWGWHAAAELGGEVEAPPQYWRSQPQAQKALFGKTTFGAR is encoded by the coding sequence ATGAGCGCCCTGTTTTCCCCGATCAAGCTGCGCGGCCTGACGTTGAAGAACCGCGTCGTGGTTTCGCCGATGTGCCAGTATTCGGCCGACGACGGCGTCGCCACCGACTGGCACTTCACCCACATCAACAATCTCAGCCTGTCGGGCGCGTCGATGTTCTGCATCGAGGCGACCCATGTCGAGGCCATCGGCCGCATCACGCCGGGCTGCCTCGGGCTCTACAGCGATGCCTGCGAGGCCGCGCTGAAGCAGATCCTCACCTCGGTGCGCAAGCATTCCTCCACCGCAATCGGGATGCAGCTCGCCCATGCCGGACGCAAGGCCTCCAGCGCGCGGCCCTGGGACGGCGGCCAGCTGATCCCGGCGAGCGCAGGCGGCTGGCAGACGGTGGCGCCGTCGGCGCTGCCGCACAAGGAGGGCGAGGCCGCCCCGCTGGCGCTGGATAGCGCGGGCTTAAAACGCATCCGCGACGCCTTCGTCGACTGCGCCAGGCGCGCCGACCGGCTCGGCATCGACGCCATCGAGCTGCACGGCGCGCACGGCTATCTCATGCATCAGTTCCTGTCGCCGATCTCGAACCGGCGCACCGACGAATATGGCGGCTCGCTCGAGAACCGCATGCGCTTCCCGCTGGAGATCTACGACGCCGTGCGCGCCGTGTTCCCCGCCGACAAGCCGGTCGGCATGCGGGTGTCGTCGACCGACTGGGTCGAGGGCGGCTGGGATCTGGCGCAGACCATCGAATTCGCGAAAGCGCTGAAGGCGCGCGGCATCGACTGGATCGATGCCTCCTCCGGCGGCGTCTCGCCGCTGCAGAAGATTCCGCTCGGTCCCGGCTATCAGGTGCAGTTTGCCGAAGCCATCCGCCGCGAGACCGGAGTGACCACCATCGCCGTCGGCCTGATCTCCGAGGCAAAGCACGCCGAGGAGATCGTCGCGTCCGGCAAGGCCGACATGGTCGCGCTCGCCCGCGGCATGCTCTACGACCCGCGCTGGGGCTGGCACGCCGCCGCCGAGCTCGGCGGCGAAGTCGAGGCCCCGCCGCAATACTGGCGCTCGCAGCCACAGGCGCAAAAGGCGCTGTTCGGCAAGACCACGTTCGGGGCGAGATGA
- a CDS encoding DNA modification methylase, with the protein MAWIYASAKLDPCKNAGLLLKRTKEIVAQSSGWDRQPENEFQAHAWHPKVLSFLKSARRNLDWRARKVDRTLMAIILVHLHAKLGEGLSNQMRQSKSMSPDYAVNWWKQRRLKPPDIDIVNFFEKKLAWRYRAGVPCTRGRGEVELGDARDILPRKTEFDADLVLTSPPYFGVTNYEYDNWIRLWMLGGPSLPSYRAAARHADPEKYEELLLDVFEETKRHCKDTATIYVRTDARRFTFETTLDILTELWPKHNLFFQADIAKGATQTALFQRKWHKAGEVDIILTPRK; encoded by the coding sequence GTGGCATGGATTTATGCTTCGGCGAAGCTGGATCCATGCAAGAATGCGGGCCTGCTCTTAAAGCGAACGAAAGAGATCGTTGCCCAGTCCAGCGGATGGGACCGACAGCCCGAGAATGAATTCCAAGCACATGCGTGGCATCCGAAGGTCCTAAGCTTTCTCAAGTCTGCCCGGAGAAACTTGGACTGGCGTGCGCGAAAGGTTGATCGCACCCTTATGGCAATCATTTTGGTGCACCTTCACGCTAAGCTTGGTGAGGGTCTGTCCAATCAAATGAGACAGTCAAAATCTATGTCTCCCGACTACGCAGTGAACTGGTGGAAGCAGCGCCGGCTAAAGCCACCAGACATAGACATAGTGAACTTCTTCGAGAAAAAGCTCGCTTGGCGATACAGAGCTGGAGTTCCTTGCACTCGCGGGCGCGGGGAAGTCGAGCTGGGAGATGCCCGCGATATTCTTCCCCGTAAAACGGAGTTTGATGCGGATCTAGTCCTAACTTCGCCGCCTTATTTTGGAGTTACAAACTACGAATACGACAATTGGATTCGTTTGTGGATGCTTGGCGGCCCCTCTTTACCGAGCTACAGAGCTGCTGCGCGGCACGCCGATCCCGAGAAGTACGAGGAACTGCTGTTGGATGTATTTGAGGAAACTAAGCGTCATTGCAAAGACACTGCGACGATCTACGTCAGGACAGACGCCAGACGATTCACCTTCGAAACGACTCTCGATATCCTGACCGAGTTGTGGCCAAAACATAACCTCTTTTTCCAAGCTGACATTGCCAAGGGCGCAACTCAGACTGCTCTATTTCAGAGGAAATGGCACAAAGCCGGCGAAGTGGACATCATCCTTACGCCGAGGAAATGA
- a CDS encoding DUF2235 domain-containing protein has protein sequence MEHDHKPEPKNLVICCDGTGNEISENISNVLKLYRCLRKTDRTHPRQMVFYDPGVGTVTEPTTWHRIKADVNLVLGLATGYGLDDNVLSAYCFLVEHYAPGDKIYLFGFSRGAYTVRVLAGLIHKIGLISPEQVNLAGSGMVAYKQYSGTGRGNDVEDLSDVTVDDQGPLPKDEFDLAAQFARITSTRWPTIHFIGVWDTVASVIVPRRDNFFFVFSLEELAFTRRNPSVNIFRQAIAIDERRRMFRLNKYWEPQEYWSNRYVPDEKKVAQDILQVWFAGVHCDVGGGYAEAESGESKYPLIWMIEEAEKAGLKFNPRTVNQLAWGVQRKNSPFRYVPPAYTGKTGELHNSMNAAWRVLEYLPKNAKYREWPERKVTFGLYIPDCEPRLIPEGAHVHESVLKRMAVEPGYRPVNMPKDYVTVPMPVPPGVDVAAAGVEEGVTG, from the coding sequence GTGGAGCACGACCACAAGCCAGAGCCGAAAAACCTCGTCATCTGCTGTGACGGGACCGGCAACGAGATCTCGGAGAACATCTCCAACGTCCTGAAGCTCTATCGCTGCCTGCGCAAGACGGACAGGACGCACCCCAGGCAGATGGTGTTCTACGATCCCGGGGTCGGCACGGTGACGGAGCCCACGACGTGGCACCGGATCAAGGCCGACGTCAATCTGGTGCTGGGGCTCGCGACCGGCTACGGGCTCGATGACAACGTGCTCTCGGCCTATTGCTTCCTGGTCGAGCATTACGCGCCGGGCGACAAGATCTATCTGTTCGGTTTTTCGCGCGGTGCCTATACCGTGCGGGTGCTGGCGGGGCTCATTCACAAGATCGGTCTGATCTCGCCGGAGCAGGTGAACCTCGCAGGCAGCGGCATGGTCGCCTACAAGCAATATTCCGGCACCGGGCGCGGCAACGACGTCGAAGACCTCAGCGACGTCACTGTGGACGACCAGGGGCCGCTGCCGAAGGACGAATTCGACCTCGCCGCCCAATTCGCGCGCATCACCTCGACCCGCTGGCCGACCATCCACTTCATCGGCGTGTGGGACACGGTGGCGAGCGTGATCGTGCCGCGGCGCGACAATTTCTTCTTCGTGTTCAGCCTGGAGGAGCTCGCATTCACGCGGCGCAATCCGAGCGTCAACATCTTCCGGCAGGCGATCGCGATCGACGAGCGGCGGCGCATGTTCCGCCTCAACAAGTACTGGGAGCCGCAGGAATACTGGAGCAACCGCTACGTGCCCGACGAGAAGAAGGTGGCGCAGGACATCCTGCAGGTGTGGTTCGCCGGCGTGCATTGCGACGTCGGCGGCGGCTATGCGGAGGCCGAAAGCGGGGAATCGAAGTATCCGCTGATCTGGATGATCGAGGAGGCCGAGAAGGCCGGGCTGAAGTTCAACCCGCGCACCGTGAACCAGCTCGCCTGGGGCGTCCAGCGCAAGAACTCGCCGTTTAGATATGTGCCGCCCGCCTACACGGGGAAGACGGGCGAATTGCACAATTCGATGAATGCGGCCTGGCGGGTGCTGGAGTATCTGCCGAAGAACGCGAAGTACCGGGAATGGCCGGAGCGGAAGGTCACTTTCGGCCTCTACATCCCCGATTGCGAGCCGCGCCTCATCCCCGAGGGCGCGCATGTGCATGAGAGCGTGCTGAAGCGGATGGCGGTGGAGCCGGGCTACCGGCCGGTGAACATGCCGAAGGACTACGTCACCGTGCCAATGCCGGTGCCGCCGGGGGTGGATGTGGCGGCGGCTGGGGTGGAGGAGGGTGTGACGGGGTGA